One Prosthecobacter vanneervenii genomic window carries:
- a CDS encoding RNA polymerase sigma factor gives MSKPAPEPDIPIPEDVKKDKGLWEKTRKSLIERLNNWEDQKTWNEFYQTYWRLIFSVGTKAGLTREEAFDVVQETVIAIARQVQKGQYDPRAGSFKAWLLQMTRWRILDVFRARKRQPSLADQGNADTEDTSGQVIDRLSQDKDNLLENIWDREWRDNITAAALERVKAKVSPRQFQIFDCYVMKGWGVKKTSEALGINAAQVYLAKHRVGALVKKEVQALENTML, from the coding sequence ATGAGCAAACCGGCACCAGAACCAGACATTCCGATTCCGGAGGACGTGAAGAAAGACAAGGGCTTGTGGGAGAAAACCCGCAAGAGCTTGATCGAGCGTCTCAACAATTGGGAGGATCAGAAGACCTGGAACGAGTTTTATCAGACGTACTGGCGCCTCATCTTCAGCGTGGGCACCAAGGCCGGCCTCACCCGCGAGGAGGCCTTTGACGTCGTGCAGGAGACGGTCATCGCCATCGCCCGTCAGGTGCAGAAGGGCCAGTATGACCCCCGCGCAGGCTCGTTCAAAGCCTGGCTGCTGCAGATGACGCGCTGGCGCATTCTCGACGTCTTCCGCGCCCGCAAGCGCCAGCCCTCCCTGGCCGATCAGGGCAATGCCGACACCGAAGACACCAGCGGTCAGGTCATCGACCGCCTCTCCCAGGACAAGGACAACCTGCTGGAAAACATCTGGGACCGCGAGTGGCGGGACAACATCACCGCCGCCGCCCTTGAGCGCGTGAAAGCCAAGGTTTCCCCGCGTCAGTTTCAGATTTTTGACTGCTATGTGATGAAGGGCTGGGGGGTCAAGAAGACCTCCGAAGCGCTCGGAATCAATGCCGCACAGGTCTATCTGGCCAAGCA